The sequence below is a genomic window from Haemophilus pittmaniae.
CCGAACCTTCTTTTGAAGGAAAATCTAAAAAATTAAACATCTTCTTGTGGGTTTTGGTTGTTATCTTTTTTACAGCCGCCGCAGTCGGTAATATTTATTTCGAAAAACGTTTTTCATTACCGATTCGCGTAATCGGCGTTACTGTCGCAGTCCTTATCGCGTTAGGTTTAGCGGCGATCACTAATCAAGGAAACAAATTCCTTACTTTCTTTAAAGAAGCGAAAGTAGAAGCACGTAAAGTCGTTTGGCCTAATCGTCAAGAAGCCCGTCAAACTACCTTAATCGTGGTTGCGGTAACTGTAATTACCTCACTTTTCTTCTGGGCTATCGATTCAATTATCGTGTCCGTAATTAATTTTTTAACTGATTTGAGATTCTAATAATGACTGAAACAACCGTATCGAAAAAACGCTGGTATGTGTTACAGGCATTCTCCGGTTTTGAAGGCCGTGTTGCTGCTACTTTGCGTGAATACATCAAACAATACCAAATGGAAGATCAGTTTGGCGAAGTGTTAGTACCGACCGAAGAAGTAGTTGAGAATGTCGCAGGTAAACGTCGCAAAAGCGAACGTAAATTCTTCCCGGGTTATGTGTTAGTAGAAATGGAAATGAATGACGACACATGGCACTTGGTAAAAAGTATTCCACGCGTAATGGGCTTTATCGGTGGAACACCAGATAAACCGGCACCGATTTCTAAACGCGAAGCGGATATGATTTTAAATCGTTTAGAACAAACCTCCGATAAGCCACGCCATCGTAATGAATATCATCCTGGTGAGGAAATTCGCGTAACTGAAGGACCGTTTGCCGACTTCAATGGTACCGTGGAAGAAGTTGATTACGAAAAAGGCCGCTTAAAAGTATCCGTATCTATCTTTGGTCGAGCAACTCCAGTTGAATTGGAATTTAGCCAAGTAGAAAAACAAAACGGTTAATCCCATTATAGGAAAAAGAGGAGAAATCATTTTCTCCTCTTTTTTTTGTGCATATCATTAAAGAGTAATGATTAACCATCGTAAAACAACATAAACTGACTAAAAACGCTTGAAAAATGTGCGAGTTTTTTATAAAATCCGCGCTCTCAATGTGGGCCATTTATTGGCTCACATTTTTGTGTAGCACATCGTGCTTTTTATCATCGGGGAGCTAGTAATAGCGCTATCACCCACTTAGAGGAAACTTAAAAATGGCAAAAAAAGTCCAAGCATACGTTAAGTTGCAAGTTGCAGCTGGTATGGCTAACCCATCACCGCCAGTTGGTCCTGCATTAGGTCAACAAGGTGTGAACATCATGGAATTCTGTAAAGCATTCAACGCTCGTACTGAGAGCTTAGAGAAAGGTTTACCAATTCCAGTTGTTATCACTGTATATGCAGACCGTTCATTCACTTTCATCACTAAAACTCCACCGGCAGCTGTATTATTGAAAAAAGCCGCAGGTATCAAATCTGGTTCCGGTAAACCGAACAAAGATAAAGTGGGTAAAGTGACTTTAGATCAAATCCGTCAAATCGCTGAAACTAAAGCAGCAGATATGACTGGTGCGACTATCGAAACTAAAATGAAATCAATTGCTGGTACTGCTCGCTCTATGGGCTTAGTGGTGGAGGAATAATACGATGGCTAAATTGACTAAAAAAATGAAAGCAATCAAAGCTGGCGTAGATTCTACTAAAGCATACGAAATCAACGAAGCAATCGCGGTATTAAAACAATTCGCAACTGCTAAATTCGTTGAAAGTGTTGACGTTGCAGTAAACTTAGGTATCGATCCTCGTAAATCTGACCAAAACGTTCGTGGTGCAACTGTATTACCACACGGTACTGGTCGTGAAGTACGCGTAGCTGTGTTCACTCAAGGTGCTAACGCAGATGCTGCTAAAGAAGCTGGTGCTGATTTAGTAGGTATGGAAGATTTAGCAGAGCAAATCAAAAAAGGCGAAATGAACTTTGATGTTGTTATCGCTTCTCCTGATGCAATGCGTGTTGTTGGTCAATTAGGTCAAGTATTAGGCCCACGTGGTTTAATGCCAAACCCTAAAGTTGGTACCGTAACACCAAACGTTGCTGAAGCGGTGAAAAATGCTAAATCTGGTCAGATCCGTTATCGTAACGATAAAAACGGTATCATCCACACAACTATTGGTAAAGCGAACTTCTCTGAAGTTCAATTAAAAGAAAACCTTCAAGCATTATTGGCTGCTTTAAACAAAGCTAAACCAACCACTGCAAAAGGTATCTTTATCAAGAAAGTAAGCATCTCTACTACTATGGGTGCTGGTGTGGCTGTTGATCAAGCTTCACTTTAAGCTTAACTAAGTACAAAAAACCGCATTTTTCAATGCGGTTTTTTTATTTTTATAGCATTTATAATAAAATCAATGACTTAGCATTGATTTTTCCCAAAACTCTGAAAAACAAGATGGCGTTTTGCAGCCTATGCTTTCTTTTGACAATGTGGACATACAAAGCTATTGCGTTGCCCGATAATCAAACTTTCAATCACGTGACCACAAACTGGACAAGGTTTTCCTGCTTTACCGTAAATTTGCAACTCTTGTGCAAAGTATCCAGGACGCCCATCCGGTTGCAAAAAGTCTTTTAAGGTCGTGCCTCCTTGCTCAATAGCTCG
It includes:
- the secE gene encoding preprotein translocase subunit SecE: MATEIVEKKKNAAEPSFEGKSKKLNIFLWVLVVIFFTAAAVGNIYFEKRFSLPIRVIGVTVAVLIALGLAAITNQGNKFLTFFKEAKVEARKVVWPNRQEARQTTLIVVAVTVITSLFFWAIDSIIVSVINFLTDLRF
- the nusG gene encoding transcription termination/antitermination protein NusG, with protein sequence MTETTVSKKRWYVLQAFSGFEGRVAATLREYIKQYQMEDQFGEVLVPTEEVVENVAGKRRKSERKFFPGYVLVEMEMNDDTWHLVKSIPRVMGFIGGTPDKPAPISKREADMILNRLEQTSDKPRHRNEYHPGEEIRVTEGPFADFNGTVEEVDYEKGRLKVSVSIFGRATPVELEFSQVEKQNG
- the rplK gene encoding 50S ribosomal protein L11 → MAKKVQAYVKLQVAAGMANPSPPVGPALGQQGVNIMEFCKAFNARTESLEKGLPIPVVITVYADRSFTFITKTPPAAVLLKKAAGIKSGSGKPNKDKVGKVTLDQIRQIAETKAADMTGATIETKMKSIAGTARSMGLVVEE
- the rplA gene encoding 50S ribosomal protein L1 produces the protein MAKLTKKMKAIKAGVDSTKAYEINEAIAVLKQFATAKFVESVDVAVNLGIDPRKSDQNVRGATVLPHGTGREVRVAVFTQGANADAAKEAGADLVGMEDLAEQIKKGEMNFDVVIASPDAMRVVGQLGQVLGPRGLMPNPKVGTVTPNVAEAVKNAKSGQIRYRNDKNGIIHTTIGKANFSEVQLKENLQALLAALNKAKPTTAKGIFIKKVSISTTMGAGVAVDQASL